In a genomic window of Candidatus Binatia bacterium:
- a CDS encoding hemerythrin domain-containing protein, with the protein MEATTLIERLRRDHERVLRDITELEGALVRSAPATRGAAAEERIGSVLAMLERQFQTHMAAEDQILYPAISRAIPASAPSLEPLHDEHAELRQMLHRLQATLGEPKSADRDEQIPIQVHDLADLLRLHIRKEESLVFHVAARLLADEEIAAVLKRMNGDADAAGAETRKPLLKKGSSR; encoded by the coding sequence ATGGAAGCCACGACCTTGATCGAGCGCCTGAGGCGCGACCACGAGCGGGTGCTCCGCGACATCACGGAGCTGGAGGGAGCGCTCGTCCGATCGGCCCCGGCAACACGCGGTGCCGCCGCGGAGGAGCGGATCGGAAGCGTGCTCGCCATGCTCGAACGCCAGTTCCAGACGCACATGGCGGCCGAGGACCAGATCCTCTACCCCGCCATCAGCCGCGCCATCCCGGCGTCGGCGCCCAGCCTGGAGCCGCTCCACGACGAGCACGCCGAGCTCCGGCAGATGCTCCATCGCCTACAGGCCACGCTCGGCGAGCCGAAGAGCGCCGATCGCGACGAGCAGATCCCGATCCAGGTCCACGACCTGGCCGACCTGCTCCGCCTGCACATCCGCAAAGAAGAATCGCTGGTGTTCCACGTGGCCGCGCGCCTTCTCGCCGACGAAGAGATCGCCGCGGTCCTGAAGCGCATGAACGGGGACGCCGACGCCGCCGGCGCGGAGACCCGGAAACCTCTCCTGAAGAAAGGAAGCTCCCGATGA